The Candidatus Zixiibacteriota bacterium genome includes the window CGGAAGCGGTGATTATGATGCTGGCCACGACAAGCCAGGGGGCGATTTGGTCGTCATGTTCGCCCGATTTTGGACAGCAGGGGGTGCTCGATCGGTTTCGACAGATTGAGCCGAAGTTGCTGCTGGCGGTCGACGGCTACCGGTATCACAGCAAGACGATCGATCGCAGTGAAGTGCTGGAGCAGATTGTCGAGCATCTGCCGAGCCTGGAACGAGTCGTGCTTTTGACGCAATCAGGCGCGACGACGAAGTTGCACGGCGGGAAGTTCACGGTATGGGAGGAGTTTGTCGACCGCGATGCGCGGGAGATCGAGTTTGCGCAGTCGGATTTTGACCATCCGGTGTACATCCTGTATTCGTCGGGGACGACCGGTATTCCCAAGTGCATTGTGCACGGCGCGGGCGGAACGTTGCTGCAGCATTTGAAGGAGCACGCGCTGCATTGCGACCTACGGCGCGGCGACGTGATCGGCTATTTCACCACCTGCGGCTGGATGATGTGGAATTGGCTGGTGAGTTCGCTGCAGCAGGGCGCGGCGATTTTCTTGTACGACGGTAGTCCGGCGCAGCCGAATCTGGAGGTGCTGTGGGACGCGATCGACGAAGAGAAAATCAGCATCTTTGGGACGAGTCCGAAGTTCCTACAGGCGTGCGAACAGATCAAATTGACGCCGCGGGAAACGCATCGGCTGGATTCGCTGCGGGCGATTTTGTCAACGGGATCGCCGCTGCCGGAGTCGTCGTTTGACTGGGTGTACAAAAATGTCAAAGCAGATTTGCAGTTGTCGTCGATTTCGGGCGGCACCGATATCGTGTCATGCTTCATGCTCGGCGCGCCGGTACTTCCGGTGTATCGCGGCGAGATTCAGACGCGCGGATTGGGGATGAAGGTCGAATGCTACAACGACGCGGGGACGGCGGTCACCGACGAGGTCGGCGAGTTGGTATGTACGGCGCCGTTTCCGTCGCGGCCGGTGTATTTCTGGAACGATCCGGACGGCAGCAAGTATCAGGCGGCGTACTACGAGCATTTTCCGGGGATTTGGCGGCACGGGGATTTCATCAAGATCACGCGGCACGGCGGTGTGGTTGTATACGGGCGGTCGGATGCGACGCTCAATCGCGCGGGGGTGCGGATCGGGACGGCGGAGATTTACAATCCGGTCGAGGCGATGGCGGAGATCGAAGACAGCCTGGTGGTGGAGCGCAAGGTCGGCGACGAAAGCGAGATCGTTCTGTTTGTGGTGCCGGCGTCGGGGCACGAGTTGACGGCGGAGTTGATCGCGCGGATCAAACAGACGATTCGCACGGAAGAATCGCCGCGTCATGTGCCGGATCGGATCATGGCGGTGAGGGCGGTGCCGCGGACGATCTCGGGGAAGAAGGTCGAGCTGGCGGTGCAGAAGATTCTGGCCGGGCTACCAGTGGCGAATCGGGATGCGCTGGCGAATCCGGAGACCCTGGCGGAGTACGAGGGGATTGCGACAAGGTTGAGGCGGGCTTAGAAGAGAGCGCCTTCATCTCCAGGAGGATCGCATCGAATCTGCGGAGGCAGAGGTGCGGCAAGGGGGAAAGCTCCGAGGATTGAATAGAGATGCGGCGAAGGGGGCCGTGGCGGCGCGAAAAGCCCTCACCCCCGACCCCTCTCCCAAGGGGAGAGGGGGGAAAGCGTCATTCCCGCGGAAGCGGAAATCCAGTTTGGCTTCGGTTTCTGGGAGGACGGCGAAAGGCGGCAGGTCACAATCCCCCGCGGGAGAGAAGGTGGTATTGCGGTTGCAGTGGGTTGCGGGATCAAGACCTGCCGCAACGGTTCCTAATTCCCACCGCAAGCCCTCGTTCCTTGGACGTTCCGGCGGTGGGCACCGGCTAAGGGGGAATGAGGCCGGCGGCGATGCGGCGATGTCAAGCCTTCGTGGTCAGCCGGGTTCTCAGCCGCGCCGGCGCAACCCGCAAAAATTCGGCTTGATTCGGGTGTATAATTTGAAGAACTTGGGTGCAAGTAGTGCACCTTTGGTAC containing:
- a CDS encoding acetoacetate--CoA ligase, which encodes MSDPIWRPTPQRISHSNLARYQRFLRDRYHLEFYDYHALYQWSVQNVATFWQSIWEFAGIVHSHGYERINDGEQMWGNRWFVGAKLNFAENLLRRRDEATAIIHWNEAGEKGRITFAELYRQVAGCAAALKQQGVGPGDRVAAFVTNIPEAVIMMLATTSQGAIWSSCSPDFGQQGVLDRFRQIEPKLLLAVDGYRYHSKTIDRSEVLEQIVEHLPSLERVVLLTQSGATTKLHGGKFTVWEEFVDRDAREIEFAQSDFDHPVYILYSSGTTGIPKCIVHGAGGTLLQHLKEHALHCDLRRGDVIGYFTTCGWMMWNWLVSSLQQGAAIFLYDGSPAQPNLEVLWDAIDEEKISIFGTSPKFLQACEQIKLTPRETHRLDSLRAILSTGSPLPESSFDWVYKNVKADLQLSSISGGTDIVSCFMLGAPVLPVYRGEIQTRGLGMKVECYNDAGTAVTDEVGELVCTAPFPSRPVYFWNDPDGSKYQAAYYEHFPGIWRHGDFIKITRHGGVVVYGRSDATLNRAGVRIGTAEIYNPVEAMAEIEDSLVVERKVGDESEIVLFVVPASGHELTAELIARIKQTIRTEESPRHVPDRIMAVRAVPRTISGKKVELAVQKILAGLPVANRDALANPETLAEYEGIATRLRRA